The genomic window TGGAAGGTCACGATCAGGTAGACGGCCGCCGTCGTTCCCAGGGCGGCGCCGGCGGCCACGCCCGGCGCCGCCCGGCGCCGGACCGGCGGCGCCAGGGCCAGGGCGCCGACGGCCAGGGCGCTCAACCCGAGGTAGAGCTGCGCCGGGTGGACGGGGGTTCCCGGGTACAGCGCGTGCGCCGGGGAGCCGGGCGGGAAGACCACCCCCCACGGCAGGGTGGTCGGCGCCCCGTGACAGCACCCCGCGAGATAGCAGCCCAGGCACCGGACGACACCGAAACAGACGGCGAGGATGGGGACCAGCACGTCCAGGGCCGGGACCGGCGGGATGGAACGTACCCGCGCGTAGACGGCGAACCCGGCGGCGGCCAGCAGGGCGGTGGGGACGAATGAAAAGTGGCCTTCGGAGGGGACCCGGCCCGCATGGAGCGCGCCGGCCAAAAACGCCAGGGCCGGGGTGGCGACGTAGGCCCCCAGGCCGATCAGGCTCAGGTTCAGGACGTCGCCGGCCGACAGGGTGTCCCGCGGCCGCAGCCACAGGGCCAGCGTGACGCCGACGACCAGGGCGAGGGACACCGCCGCCCCGTAAGTGTGGATCTCCAGCCCGAAAAGGTGTCCCAAGGTCGGCTGCACGTGTTTACCCCCGGCGGGTCGCGCGTCGCGAATGGCGCATTCGTGCTTTCATGATAAGGCCGGGGGAAAAAAACCGCAAGGGGGCAAAGCGCCGTCAGCCGGAATTCGCGGCCGCCGGGGGGGGAAAGGACGAAAGGACCAAAAGGACCAAAGGGACCCAAGGGACGGGAAGAACGAGAAAGAAAAAAGGACGAAAAGGATGAAAAGGATGAAAAGGACGAAAAAGACAAAAAGAGCGATTTCTCCGTTTCATCCCTTCCGTCCTTTTGGTCCTTTTGGTCCCTTTGGTCCTTTAGGTCCTTTCGTCCTTTGGGCCTCTTCGAACCCGCTCACCGGGCGCCGTGCACCAGGGGCACGAAGCGCACCGGCAGGAGCGTTTCGTACCCGACCCGCCCCTCCGTGTCCCGGGTGACGAGGGTCAGTTCCTGGGTCTCGCCCGTCCCCCCCACCGGGACCACCATCCGGCCGCCCGGGGCGAGCTGCCTCACGAGATCGGGGGGGACCTCGGGCGGTGCGGCGGTGACCAGGATGACGTCGAAGGGCGCCTTCTCCGGCCACCCCTTCCAGCCGTCGCCCACGCGGCAGACGACGTTGGCGTACCCGAGTTTTTTCAGCCGGTCGGCGGCTTCCAGGGCCAGGGGTTCCAGGATCTCGACGGTGTAGACTTCCTTCGCCAGGAGCGAGAGGACCGCCGCCTGGTAGCCCGAGCCCGTCCCCACCTCCAGGACCCGGTCCGAGGTTTTCACGGCCGCCTTCTCCGTCATGTAGGCCACGATCAGGGGCTGGGAGATGGTCTGCCCGTACCCGATGGGAAGCGGGTGGTCCTCGTAGGCGCTCGGGACGCACTCCGGCGGGACGAAACGGTGCCGCTCCACCGCCCGCATCGCCCGGAGCACCCGCGGGTCCCGGACGCCCCGGCCTTCGATCTGGTCCCGGACCATGGCGAACCGCGCCGCCGTGAAGGGGTCTCCCTTCCCGCCGCCTTCGCCGTACCCGGCGGCGTCTTCCGCGTATCCCGGCCCCGGACCCGCCGAACGGGGCCGGTCACAACCCGGGAGCAGGAGGAGCGTGATGACTGCCAGGAGAAGCGTTTTCATGGCCGCCTCGGACATCCGTGGTCCCTCCCGGTCACTGGCCGAAAAAGCGCTGCATCTCCGCCAGGCAGCGGTCCCCGGCGTCGAAGAAGAGCGAGTTGTGCCCCGAACCGTCGA from Acidobacteriota bacterium includes these protein-coding regions:
- a CDS encoding protein-L-isoaspartate(D-aspartate) O-methyltransferase, whose product is MSEAAMKTLLLAVITLLLLPGCDRPRSAGPGPGYAEDAAGYGEGGGKGDPFTAARFAMVRDQIEGRGVRDPRVLRAMRAVERHRFVPPECVPSAYEDHPLPIGYGQTISQPLIVAYMTEKAAVKTSDRVLEVGTGSGYQAAVLSLLAKEVYTVEILEPLALEAADRLKKLGYANVVCRVGDGWKGWPEKAPFDVILVTAAPPEVPPDLVRQLAPGGRMVVPVGGTGETQELTLVTRDTEGRVGYETLLPVRFVPLVHGAR
- a CDS encoding prolipoprotein diacylglyceryl transferase, translating into MQPTLGHLFGLEIHTYGAAVSLALVVGVTLALWLRPRDTLSAGDVLNLSLIGLGAYVATPALAFLAGALHAGRVPSEGHFSFVPTALLAAAGFAVYARVRSIPPVPALDVLVPILAVCFGVVRCLGCYLAGCCHGAPTTLPWGVVFPPGSPAHALYPGTPVHPAQLYLGLSALAVGALALAPPVRRRAAPGVAAGAALGTTAAVYLIVTFHRGDIPPDRLPWLRGGAAFLALAALALPLAGRKAGLRPVPPTPSTRRKK